The segment CTTCGATGTCTTGAAGCAATTGCCGGGAATTTCCATTCAAGAAGAAAGCAAGACCATCAGTCTGAATGGCAGAAGCAGCATTCTGATTCTGCTGAATGGCAAACCGACCTATATGCAGCAGGCAGAAATCGTAGATTTGCTTAAATCGACCTCTTCTGCCAATATCAAGCAAATCGAAGTCATGTCGAATGCATCGGCCCAGTACGATGCGGCCGGTTCGGGCGGTATTCTGAATATCGTACTGAAGAAAAGAAAAGATGCCGGCTTTCAGATGATGCTGAATATCGGAGCTGCTTATTGGTTCAACCCGAAGCAGAATCTGGAGACGGTATTCAACTATTCCACGGGAAAGTGGAATATATATGGAAATTACAGTCATAACTTCGGCCATTCGAATCTGTATTACGGGAGTGAACGAAAACAGAGCGGAAAACTCTTTGACAGCCAGTCTACTGATACTGACAAGCGGAATACAGTCGCTGCTACTCTCGGTGCAGATTGTCAGTTGGCAGAACATCATACAGTTGGTGTACAGGGAACGGGTAATTTTGTATTCGGTCCGGGTTCAATCTATACGCACACCGATGTGTATGATGATTATATGCGCAGTCATCTTTTGTATTCACTCGCTTCAGAAAGCCAGTATGAACACCAGAAAGCAGCCCGATATAACTTCAACTTTAATTATACGTATGAATTACCAGATGAACGGACGTTCACTTTCGATGCGGATTATGGCTGGTTTGATGGAAATTCCCGTATTTATCAGCCCAATACTTATTATTCGCCGACTGGAGAGCTGGATTCCGTCGGGAATTACCGTTCGTTGGGTGGGCGAGACATCCGTCTGTATGCCTTGTCAACCCATTATAAAGAAACTGCCGGTCCGGGAGAAATCTTAGGCGGTATGAAATTTTCCAATGTTTCTTCTCGGAATACGTATCAATATTTCCAAGTATTACCACAGGAAGACGTGCTGGATACGGATATTTCCAACGATTTCTCTTATCTGGAATCTATTCTGGCGGCATACCTTTTATATGACTTCCATTTGGGGGAGAAATGGAATGCCAACGTGGGACTTCGTGCCGAATATACCCATTCGGATGCTCATCTGATGCCGGTAACAGGAAGTACGAACGAAGAAAGCCATGTACGCCGGGATTATGTAGATCTTTTCCCTTCGGCTGGTATTACATTCCGCCCAGACGATAAGCAATGCTGGTCGTTGAGTTACGGTAGACGCATCGACCGTCCGGTTTATTCGGATTTGAACCCGATCGAGCAAGCTCTGGATGGCTTATCGACCTGGAAAGGAAATCCGTTCCTGAAACCTCAGAAGACCAGTCGGATCAGTCTGCAATATCAATACGACCAGACTTCGGTGGAAGTATCTTATTCCCACACGACCGATTATCAAGTGCAGGTAACCGATACATTGGGCTCAGACAAAATCGTGATGGAGCCTCGTAACTTAGGTAAGCAATCTTATTGGGGCATCTCGGTCTCGCAGGCTCTCCGGTTACTTCCCAGATGGAATCTGACTCTTTCCGGAAATGCTTATTACCTGGATAACCAGATGGAATTTGATGTGCAGCGGCACTATCAGCGAAAACGCTGGGCCGGAAATTTCTCTTTGCAAACCTCGTTCCCTTTATGCTGGGGCATACGTTCGGAAGTATTGGGTGTGTATCTGACCAAACGGCTGGGCGGATCAACGGAAGTCATGAACCCGACCGGATTTGTAGATATCGGTTTCCAGAAGAAATTCTGTCAGGGAAAAGCCGCTGTCAAGCTCTCCTTATCGGATGTTTTCTGGTCGAACCACTGGGGAGACGGTATCAATTACTTCGGAGGCTTTGAATCCATCAACTATGGCTACGGCGAATCACGTATGTTCCGGTTAAACTTCACATATACCTTTGGCGGCTCGGAAAAACGAAAAGAAAAACATTTGAATATCGATTCGGAGTTAAATCGTTTCTAAATGGGAAAACCGGGATTTTATTCTTCAAGGGAAAGCTGAAGTCTAAAATACCCGGTTTTTATTAATTCAAGCTAAGGGTTCGTGGAAATATATCTTTTATTGCAGTATTTCTCCATTTTCAGCAATCCGGACATACTGTTCTCTATTCCCTTTTTCTACTTCAACCATATAGTAGTTGCCTGTTGGAGTTTCATAGAAATCAGCATCATCTACGCGATAATCCGCATAGCTGGCAGTAAGTGTCGCTTTGATAACATCCGGCAACAGGTTCGGATGAATATCCCAGGAAGTATAAATCCACTCATTGGCTGAATTGAATACAACTTCCTTCCCGATATTCTGATCAATGATATCCACTTCGATATTTCCATTGTCACGGTCTGTTTCAATGATAACCGCATTCGGATACATTTCTTTTACCATCGATTCGATATCGGTCGGAGTCTGTTCCGGCAGATAAGGATTATTATCAGTAGTATCAGGATCAGTCTGGTCCTTAATCAGAATACCGCTTGATGTGTAATACAGATCAATATCTCTTTCTCCGCTTTCCACTTCAATCACATAAACTGTTTCTGTACTAATACGTTCAACTTTGTCAACGTCCTCAACTCTCCAGCTGGCATATTGGCTCGATTCAAATACCTTTTTAACGGCTTCGGGCAGTGACTGGTAAGGAATGTCGGTCTCTGTCATTACCCAGCCATTTGCTCCAAACCACGCTTCGGCATCAAATCCATTCAAGCGGAAATCTACTACGGAATAACCCAACTTTTGTTCCCATTCTTCCACCTTGGCATTCGGATACATTGTCATGAATTCATTTTGAATGTCCGTTGGAAGATTTGATACATCCATATAGTCATCATCGCAACTCACAAAACAGGTTCCGCACATGGTTGCGGCAATCATTGTCAATAACTTGATATTCATAGCTCTCTTATATTTTATTTATCTAAATCAATTAATTCAAAGTTCTTATTAAATTTCAGTTCCCAACCATTGGATAGTTTGGCTTCATACGTATTTTTTTCTTTTTCCAGTTCAATAATCTTACTATCCGGATAATTACTCCGAACATAAGTCTGGATCTGATTGGGTATCAATGAAGCCGGTACCTCACTATATTTACATTTAATCTTTTCCCAATTTCCTGAACGGTCGAATTCAACTTTATCTCCATTTACGAAGATGACATCATAATTCTTTCCGAAGAAATCGGATTCCATTTTGGCAAGTGCCACTTTCTTGTCACCATAATTCTTGTTCATGAATTGTTGTGCAGTCTGTGGTAATTGAGAAAACTGTATTGGTTTGTCATCATCCGCATAAGCCGGTAATAACAGGGTAGTAGCTAACACGAGAGTCATACATATCCTTTTCATATCGAATCCTCCTTTATACTTTCATTAAATTTCTACGACAAAGATGAAGACCAATTCTGAAAAGAATTTGAATTTTTCAGCTTTTTCTTCAATTTTCAAGTA is part of the Parabacteroides sp. AD58 genome and harbors:
- a CDS encoding PepSY-like domain-containing protein, with the translated sequence MNIKLLTMIAATMCGTCFVSCDDDYMDVSNLPTDIQNEFMTMYPNAKVEEWEQKLGYSVVDFRLNGFDAEAWFGANGWVMTETDIPYQSLPEAVKKVFESSQYASWRVEDVDKVERISTETVYVIEVESGERDIDLYYTSSGILIKDQTDPDTTDNNPYLPEQTPTDIESMVKEMYPNAVIIETDRDNGNIEVDIIDQNIGKEVVFNSANEWIYTSWDIHPNLLPDVIKATLTASYADYRVDDADFYETPTGNYYMVEVEKGNREQYVRIAENGEILQ
- a CDS encoding PepSY-like domain-containing protein — translated: MKRICMTLVLATTLLLPAYADDDKPIQFSQLPQTAQQFMNKNYGDKKVALAKMESDFFGKNYDVIFVNGDKVEFDRSGNWEKIKCKYSEVPASLIPNQIQTYVRSNYPDSKIIELEKEKNTYEAKLSNGWELKFNKNFELIDLDK
- a CDS encoding outer membrane beta-barrel family protein — protein: MKRVIGCSLILWWGSCMWIQALPEVDHPNRMYYQEDRVSLVEALKELETHYGQTLVFTYEDVSTFQVRMTEWKPTIEQTLDSLLADLPLTYIRKQNHIVIRKKQHKPDIQSLGVSSIKKKAEGITGQIINKQQQAIEAAFVCLVDSAKSQPVSQAITDAEGRFSFPRSHGNLCLSVTCLGYKPYLSSVFNAEEEHELPVIVLEEESQVLEKVVVIGEKIQPVLEQKPGKLVFNVENSINAQGSNAFDVLKQLPGISIQEESKTISLNGRSSILILLNGKPTYMQQAEIVDLLKSTSSANIKQIEVMSNASAQYDAAGSGGILNIVLKKRKDAGFQMMLNIGAAYWFNPKQNLETVFNYSTGKWNIYGNYSHNFGHSNLYYGSERKQSGKLFDSQSTDTDKRNTVAATLGADCQLAEHHTVGVQGTGNFVFGPGSIYTHTDVYDDYMRSHLLYSLASESQYEHQKAARYNFNFNYTYELPDERTFTFDADYGWFDGNSRIYQPNTYYSPTGELDSVGNYRSLGGRDIRLYALSTHYKETAGPGEILGGMKFSNVSSRNTYQYFQVLPQEDVLDTDISNDFSYLESILAAYLLYDFHLGEKWNANVGLRAEYTHSDAHLMPVTGSTNEESHVRRDYVDLFPSAGITFRPDDKQCWSLSYGRRIDRPVYSDLNPIEQALDGLSTWKGNPFLKPQKTSRISLQYQYDQTSVEVSYSHTTDYQVQVTDTLGSDKIVMEPRNLGKQSYWGISVSQALRLLPRWNLTLSGNAYYLDNQMEFDVQRHYQRKRWAGNFSLQTSFPLCWGIRSEVLGVYLTKRLGGSTEVMNPTGFVDIGFQKKFCQGKAAVKLSLSDVFWSNHWGDGINYFGGFESINYGYGESRMFRLNFTYTFGGSEKRKEKHLNIDSELNRF